A stretch of Flexivirga aerilata DNA encodes these proteins:
- a CDS encoding S1C family serine protease: MSRRLAFAAAAITAVALVPTGVAADLAARGGISLSASAPSVTIPSVPQIPGLSPGSGSSDAPSYGGGQDGSSGSNGSGGSSGSDGQQANPWSQQASNSVSGTPISSSPGVVMIDTVLMNGEGAGTGVVLSSDGTVLTNYHVVDGSTQIRVVAAGGKTYTAKVVGHDEQRDIAVLKLEGASGMTTAKLDTASAVLGEKVTAVGQGGGRGTLYQTGGTVTGTGRQITARGEDGGSSESLTGLIETNAQIVPGYSGGALLDSDGEVIGINTAASSSTPITGYAIPITSAVSIAQQIEAGTRSGSVHIGARAALGVQVSSSTSGSGYGGSTAGASVIGVTEGSAAANAGIAAGATITSIGGQRVTSADALGTLIEDKYPGDSVSVTWVDANGAAHTAKVTLGTSPQN; this comes from the coding sequence ATGTCGCGTCGTCTCGCATTCGCCGCAGCGGCGATCACCGCTGTCGCGCTCGTCCCCACCGGTGTGGCGGCCGACCTCGCGGCCCGTGGCGGCATCTCGCTCTCCGCCTCCGCGCCCTCGGTGACCATCCCGAGCGTGCCGCAGATCCCCGGCCTCAGCCCGGGCTCGGGCTCGAGCGACGCCCCGTCATACGGCGGTGGGCAGGACGGGTCGAGCGGGTCGAACGGCTCAGGTGGATCGAGCGGCTCGGACGGCCAGCAGGCCAATCCGTGGTCGCAGCAGGCCAGCAACTCGGTGTCCGGCACGCCGATCTCGTCCTCGCCCGGCGTGGTGATGATCGACACCGTGCTGATGAACGGCGAGGGCGCGGGCACGGGCGTCGTGCTCTCCTCCGACGGGACCGTGCTCACCAACTACCACGTGGTCGACGGCTCGACCCAGATCCGGGTCGTCGCCGCCGGCGGCAAGACCTACACCGCCAAGGTCGTCGGGCACGACGAGCAGCGCGACATCGCGGTGCTGAAGCTCGAGGGCGCGAGCGGGATGACGACGGCGAAGCTCGACACCGCCAGTGCCGTGCTCGGCGAGAAGGTCACCGCGGTGGGTCAGGGCGGTGGCCGCGGCACGCTCTACCAGACCGGCGGCACCGTCACCGGCACCGGCCGGCAGATCACCGCCCGCGGTGAGGACGGCGGCTCCTCGGAGTCGCTCACCGGGCTGATCGAGACCAACGCGCAGATCGTGCCGGGTTACTCCGGTGGCGCGCTGCTCGACAGCGACGGGGAGGTGATCGGCATCAACACCGCTGCGTCGTCCTCGACACCGATCACCGGCTACGCGATCCCGATCACGTCGGCGGTGTCGATCGCGCAGCAGATCGAGGCCGGCACCCGCTCCGGGTCGGTGCACATCGGCGCGCGGGCGGCACTCGGTGTGCAGGTGTCCTCGAGCACGAGCGGGAGCGGCTACGGCGGCTCGACCGCGGGTGCGTCGGTGATCGGGGTGACCGAGGGCAGTGCCGCGGCGAACGCCGGCATCGCGGCGGGGGCGACGATCACCTCGATCGGCGGTCAGCGGGTCACGTCTGCCGACGCGCTGGGCACGCTGATCGAGGACAAATATCCGGGCGACAGCGTCAGCGTCACCTGGGTCGACGCGAACGGTGCCGCACACACCGCCAAGGTCACCCTCGGCACCAGCCCGCAGAACTGA
- a CDS encoding DUF4229 domain-containing protein, producing the protein MVRYSIMRLLIFFAVVLVLYAVSLRGWPLLILAALVSLVVSFFVLRGPREQFASQLERKVAERQKRAETYRSAEDDDLDD; encoded by the coding sequence ATGGTTCGTTACTCGATCATGCGGCTGCTGATCTTCTTCGCGGTCGTGCTGGTGCTGTATGCCGTGTCGCTGCGCGGCTGGCCGCTGCTCATCCTCGCCGCGCTGGTCTCGCTGGTGGTGTCCTTCTTCGTGCTGCGCGGACCGCGGGAGCAGTTCGCCAGCCAGCTGGAGCGCAAGGTCGCCGAGCGGCAGAAGCGCGCCGAGACCTATCGCAGCGCCGAGGACGACGACCTCGACGACTGA